A section of the Sceloporus undulatus isolate JIND9_A2432 ecotype Alabama chromosome 3, SceUnd_v1.1, whole genome shotgun sequence genome encodes:
- the CNNM2 gene encoding metal transporter CNNM2 isoform X1, which produces MAAAAAAGGRRERLVLLLGVLLSRCLGEQPQRASASSSSSSEAEETVIIGLRLEDTDDVSFMERGVLRVSERTSVKLRVYGQNINNETWSRIAFTEHERWQGGEGPAGSPQRCGIRTSDIIIRPHITLSRRTSGVIEIDIKPLRKTEKSKSYYLCTSVASPAAGAGGGGGGGSGGGSLLGPEGGGGGGGGAGPPWTETTWVYHDGEDTKMIVGEEKKFLLPFWLQVIFISLLLCLSGMFSGLNLGLMALDPMELRIVQNCGTEKEKNYAKRIEPVRRQGNYLLCSLLLGNVLVNTTLTILLDDIAGSGLVAVVVSTIGIVIFGEIVPQAICSRHGLAVGANTIFLTKFFMMMTFPASYPVSKLLDCVLGQEIGTVYNREKLLEMLRVTDPYNDLVKEELNIIQGALELRTKTVEDVMTPLRDCFMITAEAVLDFNTMSEIMESGYTRIPVFEGDRSNIVDLLFVKDLAFVDPDDCTPLKTITRFYNHPLHFVFNDTKLDAMLEEFKKGPNLDGKNGNTGTIRDALHCPGHVLSYEASVPYCITGIFL; this is translated from the exons AtggccgccgccgctgccgccggcgGTCGGAGGGAGAGGCTGGTCCTGTTGCTGGGGGTCCTGCTCAGCCGGTGCCTCGGGGAGCAGCCCCAGCGGgcctccgcttcctcctcctcctcctcggaggcGGAGGAGACGGTGATCATCGGGCTGCGGCTGGAGGACACGGACGACGTCTCCTTCATGGAGCGCGGGGTGCTGCGCGTGAGCGAGAGGACCAGCGTCAAGCTGCGCGTCTACGGGCAGAACATCAACAACGAGACCTGGTCTCGCATCGCCTTCACGGAGCACGAGCGCTGGCAGGGCGGCGAAGGCCCCGCGGGCTCCCCGCAGCGCTGCGGCATCCGCACCTCGGACATCATCATCCGGCCCCACATCACCCTCAGCCGCCGCACCTCCGGCGTCATCGAGATCGACATCAAGCCCCTCCGGAAGACCGAGAAGAGCAAGTCCTACTACCTCTGCACCTCCGTCGCCTCCCCGGCTGCGGGGGCGGGAGGCGGGGGCGGAGGGGGCAGCGGCGGAGGGTCCCTCCTGGGccccgaaggaggaggaggaggaggagggggagcggGACCTCCCTGGACGGAGACCACCTGGGTCTACCACGACGGAGAGGACACCAAGATGATCGTGGGCGAGGAGAAGAAGTTCCTGCTCCCCTTCTGGCtccag GTGATCTTCATCTCGCTCCTGCTCTGCCTCTCGGGGATGTTCAGTGGCCTCAACCTGGGGCTCATGGCCCTGGACCCCATGGAGCTGCGCATCGTCCAGAACTGCGGCACCGAGAAGGAGAAGAACTATGCCAAGCGCATTGAGCCGGTGCGCCGCCAGGGCAACTACCTGCTCTGCTCCTTGCTCCTGGGCAATGTCCTGGTCAACACCACCCTGACCATCCTGCTGGACGACATCGCCGGCTCCGGGCTGGTGGCCGTGGTGGTCTCCACCATCGGTATCGTCATCTTCGGCGAGATCGTGCCGCAGGCCATTTGCTCCCGGCACGGTCTTGCCGTAGGCGCCAACACCATCTTCCTCACCAAGTTCTTCATGATGATGACCTTCCCGGCCTCCTACCCGGTCAGCAAGCTGCTGGACTGCGTCCTGGGGCAGGAGATCGGCACCGTCTACAACCGAGAGAAACTTCTGGAGATGCTGAGGGTCACCGACCCTTACAACGACCTGGTCAAGGAGGAGCTGAACATCATCCAAGGTGCGCTGGAGCTGCGCACCAAGACGGTGGAGGACGTCATGACCCCGCTCAGGGACTGCTTCATGATCACCGCTGAGGCGGTGCTCGACTTCAACACCATGTCTGAAATCATGGAGAGCGGCTACACCCGCATCCCCGTCTTTGAAGGGGACCGCTCCAACATTGTGGACCTCCTTTTCGTCAAAGACCTGGCTTTTGTGGATCCTGACGATTGCACTCCGCTCAAAACCATCACCCGGTTCTATAACCACCCGTTACACTTTGTCTTCAATGACACCAAGCTTGATGCCATGCTTGAGGAATTCAAAAAAG